From the Candida dubliniensis CD36 chromosome 2, complete sequence genome, the window aaaaaaaagaaaaaagaaaagagacTGTCTTTCATTGATGTACTTGTTATTGTTCAATAAATTAGTTTCGTCATTCTGCTCCGGATAGTTTAGAACTGAATGCTGAataagtgaaaaaaaaaaaaaaagagtttCCGATAGCAATATAAATACACCAAGATGTCGACGGTtgtggtttttttttttttttcattttgaaaGTGAAGTTTTTGAATCgctttaaattcaaataattcaaaatgtCCTCAACTAACTCAACAGAAAACCATGCTGTGGAGGAGAAGTATGaagatcaacaacaacaacaacagcaacagcaacagcaacagcaaaaaGATGCTTTAGCCAACAAGCCATTGAAGGAATATATTGGTATCAGTATAATGTGTGTGCTTATTGCCTTTGgtggttttgtttttggcTTTGACACTGGTACCATTTCTGGTTTCATTAACATGCCTGACTTTTTACAAAGATTCGGTGGTACTAGAGCTGATGGTACTCTTTATTTTTCTAATGTTAGAACTGGTTTATTAATTGGTTTGTTTAATGTAGGTTGCGCCCTCGGTGCTTTGTTTTTGTCCAAGATGGGTGATATGTACGGTAGAAGAGTTGGGATTATGGGAGCaatgattatttatattgttgGTATCATTGTCCAAATTGCTTCCCAGCATGCTTGGTATCAAGTTATGATTGGTAGAATTATCACTGGTCTTGCTGTTGGTACATTGAGTGTCTTATGTCCATTGTTTATTTCAGAAGTCTCCCCAAAACATTTGAGAGGTACTTTGGTGTGCTGTTTCCAATTGATGATTACTTTAGGTATCTTTTTGGGTTATTGTACTACCTATGGTACTAAAACTTATTCAGACTCTAGACAATGGAGAATTCCATTAGGTTTATGTTTTGCCTGGGCTTTGTGTTTGGTCGCTGGTATGCTTAGAATGCCAGAATCGCCTCGTTATCTCATTGGTAATGATAGAATTGATGATGCCAGGATTTCGCTCGCTAGAACTAATAAAGTTTCTCCAGAAGACCCAGCATTATACCGTGAACTTCAATTACTTCAGGCCGGTGTTGAGAGAGAAAGATTGGCTGGTTCTGCATCATGGAAATCGTTGATAACCGGTAAACCAAGAATTTTCGAAAGAGTGTTTGTGGGTGCCATGTTGCAATCATTGCAACAATTGACTGGTGATAACTACTTTTTCTATTACAGTACCACCATTTTTAAATCTGTTGGTTTAAATGATTCTTTCCAAacttctattattattggtgttATTAACTTTGCTTCTACTTTTGTGGGAATTTATGCGATTGAGAAATTAGGTAGAAGACATTGTTTATTAATCGGTTCTGTTGCTATGtccatttgttttttgatTTACTCATTGATTGGTACACAGCACCTTTATATTGATCAACCAGGTGGTCCAAGTAGAAAACCAGATGGTAACGCTATGATTTTTATCACTGCACTTTACGTGTTTTTCTTTGCTTCTACATGGGCTGGTGGTGTATATTCTATCATGTCTGAACTTTATCCATTGAAAGTCAGAAGTAAAGCTATGGGTATAGCTAGTGCATGTAACTGGTTATGGGGtttcttgatttctttctttactTCATTTATTACTGATGCCATCCACTTCTACTATGGTTTTGTGTTTATGGGCTGTTTAGTGTTTTCCATTTTCTTTGTCTACTTTATGGTTTACGAAACTAAAGGTCTTACCttggaagaaattgatgaattgtaCTCAACCAAAGTTGTCCCATGGAAATCAGCTGGTTGGGTTCCGCCTTCAGAGGAAGAAATGGCAACTTCTACTGGTTATGCTGGTGACGCCAAACCAACAGAAGAACACGTTTAATGACTTACAAATGGAACATTGAGTTATGACAACATATTCTTGCTATGCTCAACTTGCCATAACCCATGCTCCTTTTGTTTATGCTTggaaataatgaaaattaGTTTCCTCATAGTTATGATTATGCCATTTACATATAGATATTAGTTATAGATGAttaaaatagaataaaaaaattataatattagGTAAGATGTTTCGGAAAAACTTGGGGATGCATACAATATACTATACATCGGAGAAACGAAGCTGGCTGGTTGGCTGGTCAACAGTAACACTTGTTGGGCGACTTTCCACAATTATTTCCACATTTTAATGCTCACCCCCGCCATCCTAATTCAATTCCAAggaattcttttttgacGACGACGATATTTTAACAAACTGTCATGGAATAGAATAAACGGAAAAAACCGTAGTTTCAAGAGGTAAGTCCTCTGTATGTTCTGTATATAGATAGTTTGAGCCTGTATATATGGGGAAAGATTACTAAAAACtcaaaaaataatggaACAACTGATGTtatgttttttgtttatttagtATTTCGTACCTTTAAGGGAGGTTGAAGTCACCTTATGTTCATTAGCTTTGTTAGAATATTTTCCTGTTTATATGTACGAGAAGTGGAATGACACACTacctttcctttttttctttgtgcAAGTCTACCCTACCTTTTGTCTCCGCCCTTTCTCCTGGTATACACCACAACATGTGGAGAATATCGTTTAACTTTagcttctttttcttttctttctttaatgAAGAATAATTAACTTCTTTCCATTTTACCTTAGGAAAACCTTATataagaaaatttttttaaaaaaaaaaaagaagaagaagaacaaagAAATGCTTCTATCTAAAGTGAAACGAAGATTTAATCGAGAGATACAATTGCCAAAACTTTTTTTACTGAATTTTAACCCCCGACAAAAGGTTTTGTGTAAATTGCTATAAAATTCCCCCTACTATTTTAGGAagtatgtatgtatgtagCCATGATCAGGagagaaaaataaaaacactAGACggacaagaaaaattacaGCAAAAACAAATGATTAGTGTTTACTATTCTTGCCGTTGTTTCGCAGCTTATACTTCGGGAATTCTTTACCAATATATGAACCAACTCAgttggaaaagaaaagaaaccaaGCTCAAGACTGTAGTATATAAATGGCTCAAAAGATTACTTCTTGTCCAATTTTTCCATAACGAAAAACCTGGTTCttgaaaatttaattttttctttttgcatcaatttaatttattcaaagCAAAATGTCATTAGATAATTCAACAGAAAACCGTGATTTGgaagaaaaggaagaaaTTCCAAAGAACGAACAAAACGAACAAAACGAACAAAACGAACAAAACGAGAACAATGAGCATATACCTACTTTGGAAGACAAACCATTGAAGGAATATATTGGTATCAGTATATTGTGTTTCCTTATTGCCTTTGGTGGTTTTGTTTTCGGTTTTGATACTGGTACCATTTCTGGTTTTATTAATATGTCTGACTTTTTAACAAGATTCGGTGGTACTAGAGCTGATGGTAGTCTTTACTTTTCTAATGTTAGAACTGGTTTATTGATCGGTTTATTCAATGTAGGTTGTGCTATCGGTGCATTATTCTTATCCAAAATCGGTGATATGTACGGTAGAAGAATTGGTATCATGTCTGCTATGATCATTTATATTGTTGGTattattgttcaaattgCTTCTCAACATGCTTGGTACCAAGTCATGATTGGTAGAATTATCACTGGTCTTGCCGTTGGTATGTTATCGGTTTTGTGTCCATTGTTTATCTCAGAGGTTTCTCCAAAACATTTACGAGGTACATTAGTTTATTGTTTCCAATTGATGATTACTTTAGGTATCTTTTTGGGTTACTGTACCAGTTACGGTACTAAGAAATACTCCGACTCCAGACAATGGAGAGTCCCATTAGGTTTATGTTTTGCTTGGGCTTTGTGTTTGCTTGGTGGTATGGTCAGAATGCCAGAATCTCCACGTTACCTTGTTGGTCaagataaaattgatgatgctAAGATTTCACTTGCCAAAACTAACAAAGTCTCTCCAGAAGACCCAGCATTACACCGTGaacttcaattaattcaagcCGGTgttgaaagagaaagattAGCTGGTAAGGCATCTTGGGGTGCTTTAATCACTGGTAAACCAAGAATCCTTGAAAGAGTCATTGTTGGAGGTATGTTGCAATCATTGCAACAATTGACTGGTGATAACTACTTTTTCTATTACAGTACCACCATTTTTAAATCTGTTGGTTTAAATGATTCTTTCCAAACTTCTATCATTATTGGTGTTATTAACTTTGCTTCTACTTTTGTTGGTATCTATGCTATTGAAAGATTGGGTAGAAGACTTTGTTTGTTGACTGGTTCTGTTGCCATGGCTATTTGTTTCTTAATCTACTCGTTGATTGGTACTCAACATCTTTATATTGATCAACCTGGTGGTCCAAGTAGAAAACCAGATGGTAACGCTATGATTTTCATTACCGCACTTTATGTGTTCTTCTTTGCTTCCACATGGGCTGGTGGTGTTTACTCCATTATTTCCGAGCTTTATCCATTGAAAGTCAGAAGTAAGGCTATGGGTTTTGCTAACGCATGTAACTGGTTATGGGGTTTCTTGATTTCCTTCTTCACCTCCTTCATCACCGAATCAATTCACTTCTACTACGGTTTCGTCTTTATGGGATGTTTAGTTTTCTCCATTTTCTTTGTCTACTTTATGGTTTACGAGACTAAAGGTCTTACCttggaagaaattgatgaattgtaCTCAACCAAAGTTGTCCCATGGAAATCAGCTGGTTGGATTCCACCTTCTGACGAAGAGATGGTTCATGCAAAGGGCTATACTGGTGATATTCACGGAGATGAAGAACAAGTTTAATCAAgtcttcatcaattaacGCTGTACtagttttcattttatttgcTGGCATTTAAAGAATACCCATAGTtcagaaaataaaattgaaaagtataagaaaaatacactatcattatcttttttttttttgacaatattaataataatatatagtTAATGatgtttttgaattttgtatgttttgaaaaaaattgtttaaaaaaataataatagtaataataataataattaaaaactagtattattcaaattacaTTTCGTAGATTCTGGTGGTTGTACTGTAACAGAGAGATCTATTCTATTGAAAGACAAGACCTTCAAATATTTGCGACAAAAAGTGTAGATATTTTTACACGACTCCTTGTTATTGGCGTTCCAGCTCAAACacacaaaagaaaaaggaaaatttTTCTGTTGAATAGAGTAATCCGCTTTTATCGTGAAACAAGACATGTTCAACCAATTCAAATCGACCACAGTGTTTAATAGCATATTTGGGTCTTTTAGAAGATTCAAGCATGAATATGCTCCTAGATTTAAAGAAGTGGAAAAGGCCCAAAAGGGAAGGGTGTCAGTTAGAACTGGTGGTTCAATTAAAGGAAATTCATTAGAATTTGGCAAAATAGGATTGAGATTAAAATCCCAAGGTATCAGAATGCATGCTAATCAACTTCAGGCAGCTGATAAAGTTTTAAGAAGAGAATTAAGACCCACCAAATCGAAATTATATACAAGATTTGTGTGTGACTTGGCTGTGTGCATCAAGGGTAACCAAACAAGAATGGGTAAAGGTAAAGGTGCGTTTGACCACTGGGCAACTAGAATGCCAACAGGTAAAGTTTTGTTCGAAATCGATGGACCAATACATGACAAGGTGGCTAGAGATGCATTGAGAAAAGCTGCTGATAAATTACCCGGGTTGTACGAAATTATTACACCGGAATCTAAAGTTAGAGTGAGTTTGACTCACTTGATTGATAAACCAGAACCAGTGGATTATGTCGAAAAACTTAATGCCAAACCCACAAAGAAATGGGCAAATGTCCAGGCATATCACACTGATCCAATGTATAAACAATACAGTGGAAGATGAagtttgataaataatttatgtTGGTAGTGTCTATCttgtaaatatataaaacaTATTCATTTCAGAACGAACAAACAAAACAGTTAAACAGtaagacaaaaaaaaaatttcatacTATATGCTTATGATTATTGTTACAGCCATCTGACTAGTGAAAGATGTCAAAGGAAACCcctaaattgattaataatgCCTTGAAAATAACGTCAAAATTGGTTGAATCTGATACAAacatttcaacaattgatttgaatttgttggAAAACTTGAACACTAATCAATCGttgaattatataaaaCTAGAGAAAAACATGAACGAGATTGAAGCAAATGCCAAACATTTGCAGATTTTGAGTATGTATTACTGTTTAGTGATTTGGTCTTGTACGGTTTGTACTAACTTTGCCATAGATTCCGAATTCACAGGTTATACTCAGGAGCTCctacaaattgaaaataaagttGCCATACTAGAAGATATAATAAGTGAATTAGATAATTGGACAAGGGAATTGGAAAACATCAAGTAGTTAGACTATTTAGTTAATGCACTATTAACATTATTCTTGTTATAGATTTGTTTGTATAGTCAGATCTAATAAAAGACGaaaacacaaaaaaaaaaaaaggtggATAAACAGAAAATATCATTTCTTGCAACATTGTTAAATTCCGGAACCATAAACTTTCCAGAATGAACGTGGTatactttttatttttcattctaATCACTGCCGAAGTCCCTAAAGTTTATTCCAATTTCATTAGTGAAGACGATTGTGAATCAACCAGTGGATTCTATAACAAACCAGCAAAAGGGTTCTCAATCAAAGAATGGCTATCGTGGTTTAAGCGCTTTGGGAGGAATCATGATATTTCTGATTGTGACTATTCTAGTTTCCCCATGAATAGTTCAGAATGGGAAACTTGCCTTAGTGATTCA encodes:
- the HGT8 gene encoding hexose transporter, putative (11 probable transmembrane helices predicted for ZZZ0940 by TMHMM2.0 at aa 43-62, 93-115, 125-144, 151-173, 183-205, 218-235, 340-362, 369-391, 411-433, 446-468 and 473-495); this encodes MSSTNSTENHAVEEKYEDQQQQQQQQQQQQQKDALANKPLKEYIGISIMCVLIAFGGFVFGFDTGTISGFINMPDFLQRFGGTRADGTLYFSNVRTGLLIGLFNVGCALGALFLSKMGDMYGRRVGIMGAMIIYIVGIIVQIASQHAWYQVMIGRIITGLAVGTLSVLCPLFISEVSPKHLRGTLVCCFQLMITLGIFLGYCTTYGTKTYSDSRQWRIPLGLCFAWALCLVAGMLRMPESPRYLIGNDRIDDARISLARTNKVSPEDPALYRELQLLQAGVERERLAGSASWKSLITGKPRIFERVFVGAMLQSLQQLTGDNYFFYYSTTIFKSVGLNDSFQTSIIIGVINFASTFVGIYAIEKLGRRHCLLIGSVAMSICFLIYSLIGTQHLYIDQPGGPSRKPDGNAMIFITALYVFFFASTWAGGVYSIMSELYPLKVRSKAMGIASACNWLWGFLISFFTSFITDAIHFYYGFVFMGCLVFSIFFVYFMVYETKGLTLEEIDELYSTKVVPWKSAGWVPPSEEEMATSTGYAGDAKPTEEHV
- the HGT6 gene encoding hexose transporter, putative (HMMPfam hit to PF07690, Major Facilitator Superfamily, score 7.3e-27;~11 probable transmembrane helices predicted for ZZZ0960 by TMHMM2.0 at aa 50-69, 100-122, 132-151, 158-180, 190-212, 225-242, 347-369, 376-398, 418-440, 453-475 and 480-502), which codes for MSLDNSTENRDLEEKEEIPKNEQNEQNEQNEQNENNEHIPTLEDKPLKEYIGISILCFLIAFGGFVFGFDTGTISGFINMSDFLTRFGGTRADGSLYFSNVRTGLLIGLFNVGCAIGALFLSKIGDMYGRRIGIMSAMIIYIVGIIVQIASQHAWYQVMIGRIITGLAVGMLSVLCPLFISEVSPKHLRGTLVYCFQLMITLGIFLGYCTSYGTKKYSDSRQWRVPLGLCFAWALCLLGGMVRMPESPRYLVGQDKIDDAKISLAKTNKVSPEDPALHRELQLIQAGVERERLAGKASWGALITGKPRILERVIVGGMLQSLQQLTGDNYFFYYSTTIFKSVGLNDSFQTSIIIGVINFASTFVGIYAIERLGRRLCLLTGSVAMAICFLIYSLIGTQHLYIDQPGGPSRKPDGNAMIFITALYVFFFASTWAGGVYSIISELYPLKVRSKAMGFANACNWLWGFLISFFTSFITESIHFYYGFVFMGCLVFSIFFVYFMVYETKGLTLEEIDELYSTKVVPWKSAGWIPPSDEEMVHAKGYTGDIHGDEEQV
- a CDS encoding mitochondrial 54S ribosomal protein YmL47 (Similar to S. cerevisiae MRPL16), producing the protein MFNQFKSTTVFNSIFGSFRRFKHEYAPRFKEVEKAQKGRVSVRTGGSIKGNSLEFGKIGLRLKSQGIRMHANQLQAADKVLRRELRPTKSKLYTRFVCDLAVCIKGNQTRMGKGKGAFDHWATRMPTGKVLFEIDGPIHDKVARDALRKAADKLPGLYEIITPESKVRVSLTHLIDKPEPVDYVEKLNAKPTKKWANVQAYHTDPMYKQYSGR
- a CDS encoding conserved hypothetical protein (spliced gene) yields the protein MSKETPKLINNALKITSKLVESDTNISTIDLNLLENLNTNQSLNYIKLEKNMNEIEANAKHLQILNSEFTGYTQELLQIENKVAILEDIISELDNWTRELENIK